The following coding sequences are from one Mastomys coucha isolate ucsf_1 unplaced genomic scaffold, UCSF_Mcou_1 pScaffold9, whole genome shotgun sequence window:
- the LOC116084916 gene encoding histidine-rich glycoprotein-like isoform X1 — protein MFLSLLTSDVEKVHEGVSRSQEYNHHHIHHRRRRRRRRHHHHHHHHHHHVILKENEINVVFTPHQGDFSLQHTSYHYRNGCRSRKPQPIKRQSCGAKCWWYEFSILTPVR, from the exons atgtttctttctctgcttacTAGTGATGTTGAGAAAGTCCATGAAGGAGTTAGCAGGTCACAGGAG TATAACCACCACCACAtccatcatcgtcgtcgtcgtcgtcgtcgtcgtcatcatcatcatcatcatcatcatcatcatcatgttattctgaaggaaaatgaa ATAAACGTAGTCTTCACTCCTCATCAGGGAGACTTCTCTCTGCAACACACCAGTTACCATTATAGAAATGGTTGCCGttccagaaaaccacaaccaatcaaaaggcagagttgtggagccaAGTGCTGGTGGTATGAATTTTCAATCCTAACTCCTGTGAGGTAG
- the LOC116084916 gene encoding nuclear fragile X mental retardation-interacting protein 2-like isoform X2: MFLSLLTSDVEKVHEGVSRSQEYNHHHIHHRRRRRRRRHHHHHHHHHHHVILKENEINVVFTPHQGDFSLQHTSYHYRNGCRSRKPQPIKRQSCGAKCW; encoded by the exons atgtttctttctctgcttacTAGTGATGTTGAGAAAGTCCATGAAGGAGTTAGCAGGTCACAGGAG TATAACCACCACCACAtccatcatcgtcgtcgtcgtcgtcgtcgtcgtcatcatcatcatcatcatcatcatcatcatcatgttattctgaaggaaaatgaa ATAAACGTAGTCTTCACTCCTCATCAGGGAGACTTCTCTCTGCAACACACCAGTTACCATTATAGAAATGGTTGCCGttccagaaaaccacaaccaatcaaaaggcagagttgtggagccaAGTGCTGGTG A